One segment of Triticum aestivum cultivar Chinese Spring chromosome 2A, IWGSC CS RefSeq v2.1, whole genome shotgun sequence DNA contains the following:
- the LOC123185831 gene encoding myb family transcription factor MOF1 isoform X2, whose amino-acid sequence MGSSGKKQEAVRRYVRSRAPRMQWTAELHRSFLQAIECLGGEHNATPKLVLQVMGVKELTISHVKSHLQMYRGPSTRKAKKETEPQLLQRRHSCAADEQQGGGGPNAPFMCPPLKRARTTGTEAADKGMQGGQSQGISGTKTSGAVNRYCIDDYYSMQAMAMERRIMEGLSCQRDAAAAVSSLRTVGCLEQGSGDFKIIKPEAHYYPGLAVKKQDPKEKPKEKDSNGAEQCSLSLSLGPDPRCLRAVSSSSPSEGSCIISSSSSPPRRRRSSSHCSGHSGCFDAQGVNLELSLSIC is encoded by the exons ATGGGGAGCAGCGGCAAGAAGCAGGAAGCCGTGAGGCGGTACGTCAGATCCCGGGCTCCCAGGATGCAATGGACGGCCGAGCTCCACCGTAGCTTCCTGCAGGCCATAGAGTGCCTCGGCGGAGAGCACA ATGCTACCCCTAAGCTGGTTCTTCAGGTCATGGGTGTGAAGGAGCTTACCATATCTCACGTCAAGAGCCATCTCCAG ATGTACAGAGGCCCGAGCACTCGTAAGGCGAAGAAAG agACGGAGCCACAGCTGCTGCAAAGGAGGCACTCATGCGCCGCTGATgagcagcaaggaggaggaggccccaATGCGCCCTTCATGTGCCCACCTCTGAAAAG GGCCAGGACGACGGGGACAGAGGCCGCGGACAAAGGCATGCAAGGAGGCCAAAGCCAAGGAATCAGTGGGACGAAGACCAGCGGCGCTGTCAACCGGTACTGCATTGATGATTACTACTCCATGCAAGCCATGGCCATGGAGAGGAGAATAATGGAGGGCCTCAGCTGTCAGAgggatgctgctgctgctgtttccaGCCTCCGGACCGTGGGATGCTTGGAGCAAGGATCCGGCGACTTTAAG ATAATCAAGCCAGAAGCACACTACTACCCTGGTCTTGCAGTGAAGAAGCAAGACCCCAAGGAGAAGCCCAAGGAGAAGGACAGCAACGGGGCGGAGCAGTGCTCCCTGTCGCTGTCCCTTGGCCCGGACCCGAGATGCCTCCGCGCTGTCTCATCGTCGTCGCCGAGCGAAGGCAGCTgcatcatctcctcctcctcgtcgccgccgaggaggaggaggagctccagcCACTGCTCCGGGCACTCCGGCTGCTTCGATGCCCAGGGCGTGAACTTGGAGCTCTCCCTGTCCATCTGCTGA
- the LOC123185831 gene encoding myb family transcription factor MOF1 isoform X1 has protein sequence MGSSGKKQEAVRRYVRSRAPRMQWTAELHRSFLQAIECLGGEHNATPKLVLQVMGVKELTISHVKSHLQMYRGPSTRKAKKETEPQLLQRRHSCAADEQQGGGGPNAPFMCPPLKRARTTGTEAADKGMQGGQSQGISGTKTSGAVNRYCIDDYYSMQAMAMERRIMEGLSCQRDAAAAVSSLRTVGCLEQGSGDFKQIIKPEAHYYPGLAVKKQDPKEKPKEKDSNGAEQCSLSLSLGPDPRCLRAVSSSSPSEGSCIISSSSSPPRRRRSSSHCSGHSGCFDAQGVNLELSLSIC, from the exons ATGGGGAGCAGCGGCAAGAAGCAGGAAGCCGTGAGGCGGTACGTCAGATCCCGGGCTCCCAGGATGCAATGGACGGCCGAGCTCCACCGTAGCTTCCTGCAGGCCATAGAGTGCCTCGGCGGAGAGCACA ATGCTACCCCTAAGCTGGTTCTTCAGGTCATGGGTGTGAAGGAGCTTACCATATCTCACGTCAAGAGCCATCTCCAG ATGTACAGAGGCCCGAGCACTCGTAAGGCGAAGAAAG agACGGAGCCACAGCTGCTGCAAAGGAGGCACTCATGCGCCGCTGATgagcagcaaggaggaggaggccccaATGCGCCCTTCATGTGCCCACCTCTGAAAAG GGCCAGGACGACGGGGACAGAGGCCGCGGACAAAGGCATGCAAGGAGGCCAAAGCCAAGGAATCAGTGGGACGAAGACCAGCGGCGCTGTCAACCGGTACTGCATTGATGATTACTACTCCATGCAAGCCATGGCCATGGAGAGGAGAATAATGGAGGGCCTCAGCTGTCAGAgggatgctgctgctgctgtttccaGCCTCCGGACCGTGGGATGCTTGGAGCAAGGATCCGGCGACTTTAAG CAGATAATCAAGCCAGAAGCACACTACTACCCTGGTCTTGCAGTGAAGAAGCAAGACCCCAAGGAGAAGCCCAAGGAGAAGGACAGCAACGGGGCGGAGCAGTGCTCCCTGTCGCTGTCCCTTGGCCCGGACCCGAGATGCCTCCGCGCTGTCTCATCGTCGTCGCCGAGCGAAGGCAGCTgcatcatctcctcctcctcgtcgccgccgaggaggaggaggagctccagcCACTGCTCCGGGCACTCCGGCTGCTTCGATGCCCAGGGCGTGAACTTGGAGCTCTCCCTGTCCATCTGCTGA